A section of the Flavobacterium sp. CG_23.5 genome encodes:
- a CDS encoding UvrD-helicase domain-containing protein, producing the protein MQRPSFSIYDASAGSGKTYALVKEYLKIILVAKKNDAYRNILAITFTNKAVHEMKSRIVGSLSEFAKDEPSPKSQALMQDLVEGKRKIDNPEEWSEEPIGLSLIEVKTKSQQIIKHIIHNYAAFDISTIDKFTHKVIRAFAHDLGLPMTFEVTLDTENLLVEAVDAIIAQAGEDETLTKLLIDFTMEKTDDDKSWDISREILDTGRLVLNENNRNEITHFQDKSIADFVAIKAKLAEACKVLEKESVVFAEEALALIEKNGIDIKSFSAGHFPKHLVSIQEGKFNPKNKTYHEFDDIKINKTAKDRAIIENIIPELLQILDRIYKTFEKRDFYKAFLKNITPLSLLNTVSNELAKIQSEQNVLSISEFNAIIHREIQNQPAPFIYERLGERYRHFFIDEFQDTSEMQWQNLIPLIDNATSSEIDGEKGTLMIVGDPKQSIYRWRGGKAEQFIDLSKDQNPFNNPEKVLEHLDKNYRSYSQVIEFNNDFFQLLSNEFEHLDYKDLYANHSHQKTNDKTGGYVNISFIPKVEKIDDNPEASGEEEALDKTELYVLATLNTIQKVIREGFEYKDIVILTRKRSQGIAIANYLTEQKIPLLSSETLMIQNATEVRLIIHLLKYLKNNSDLEAKANFLQYLAQNSQDQLPVHDFIAKGMEQKQEADFEKWLMSFNVELSFQNIRKKSLYEAVEVIISKFLNPKISNAYVQYFLDIVLERDIRNQAGISDFLNFWDKNADKFSIPSPEGNNAVRIMTIHKSKGLEFPVVIFPFAEEDYSRKPKDKLWLNAEEQDFGLPKVLIDNSSAVEGFGEEASLVYNQKKQEELLDNINVLYVALTRAEEQLYVISNMNLSRKGEIPKNNMCVFFINYLINKGQFDESKLEYEIGKSTKLSIEKKHVDTSKTIPLVLEILNPKNIKIAQREALMWGTYQQEAIEYGNVVHEILSFVKTKNDVDLAITKSIESGLITFSQKETVYKSIQEIVNHSELSTYFSEENEVLNEQTIIQKQGKTIKPDRMVLTKDKEVFLLDYKTGTHNSKYQLQLENYQSAIELMGYKVVKKALVYIGSAIDVVHL; encoded by the coding sequence ATGCAAAGACCTTCCTTCTCCATATACGACGCATCAGCCGGTTCCGGAAAAACCTATGCATTAGTCAAAGAATATTTAAAAATTATTCTTGTTGCCAAGAAAAATGATGCCTATCGCAACATTCTCGCCATTACGTTTACCAACAAAGCGGTGCACGAAATGAAAAGCCGCATCGTAGGCAGTCTTTCTGAATTTGCCAAAGACGAGCCAAGCCCAAAATCACAGGCTTTAATGCAGGATTTGGTGGAGGGTAAAAGAAAAATAGACAATCCTGAGGAATGGAGCGAAGAGCCAATTGGGCTTTCTCTTATTGAAGTTAAAACCAAATCGCAACAAATCATCAAGCACATTATTCATAATTATGCCGCGTTTGATATTTCTACGATTGATAAATTCACGCATAAAGTCATTCGGGCGTTTGCTCATGATTTAGGTTTGCCCATGACTTTTGAAGTCACTTTAGATACCGAAAATTTGTTGGTTGAAGCCGTTGATGCCATTATAGCGCAAGCCGGAGAAGATGAAACATTGACAAAGTTGTTGATCGATTTTACGATGGAAAAAACCGATGATGACAAATCTTGGGATATTTCACGAGAGATTCTCGATACCGGTCGTTTGGTTCTCAATGAAAATAATAGAAACGAAATCACGCATTTTCAAGATAAATCCATAGCCGATTTTGTTGCAATAAAAGCAAAATTGGCTGAGGCTTGCAAAGTTTTGGAAAAAGAAAGTGTTGTTTTTGCGGAAGAAGCATTGGCGTTAATAGAAAAAAATGGAATTGATATTAAATCATTTTCGGCAGGACATTTCCCAAAACATTTGGTAAGCATTCAAGAAGGAAAATTCAATCCAAAAAACAAAACCTACCACGAATTTGATGATATAAAAATCAATAAAACCGCCAAAGATAGAGCAATTATTGAAAACATAATCCCGGAATTATTACAGATTTTGGACCGGATTTATAAAACTTTCGAAAAGCGAGATTTTTACAAAGCTTTCCTGAAAAACATTACGCCTTTGTCATTGTTGAATACGGTTAGTAATGAATTGGCAAAAATCCAAAGCGAGCAAAACGTACTTTCCATTTCCGAATTTAATGCAATAATTCACAGGGAAATTCAAAATCAACCTGCTCCTTTTATATATGAAAGATTAGGGGAACGTTACCGTCATTTTTTTATTGACGAATTTCAGGACACATCCGAAATGCAATGGCAAAACCTGATTCCGCTTATAGATAACGCCACATCTAGCGAAATTGATGGCGAAAAAGGAACTTTGATGATTGTGGGCGATCCAAAACAGTCCATTTATAGATGGCGTGGCGGGAAAGCAGAACAATTTATCGATTTGAGTAAAGATCAAAATCCGTTTAATAATCCGGAGAAAGTTCTGGAACATTTAGATAAAAACTATCGTTCGTATTCGCAGGTAATTGAATTCAACAATGACTTTTTTCAATTATTATCGAATGAATTCGAACATTTAGATTATAAAGATTTATATGCCAATCACAGCCACCAAAAGACAAACGATAAAACGGGCGGTTATGTGAATATTTCTTTCATCCCAAAAGTGGAGAAAATAGATGATAATCCCGAAGCTTCGGGAGAGGAAGAAGCCTTGGATAAAACGGAATTGTATGTTTTGGCGACATTAAATACGATTCAAAAAGTAATTCGGGAAGGTTTTGAATACAAAGACATCGTGATTTTGACCAGAAAACGAAGCCAGGGAATTGCGATTGCCAATTATTTGACAGAACAAAAAATTCCGCTTTTGTCATCAGAAACTTTGATGATACAAAACGCGACTGAAGTTCGACTGATTATTCATTTGCTGAAGTATTTAAAGAATAATTCGGATTTAGAGGCGAAAGCTAACTTTCTTCAATATTTGGCTCAAAACAGTCAGGATCAATTACCGGTTCATGATTTCATTGCTAAAGGAATGGAACAGAAGCAGGAAGCCGATTTCGAAAAATGGTTAATGAGTTTCAATGTCGAACTCTCATTTCAAAACATCAGGAAAAAATCATTGTATGAGGCTGTCGAGGTTATTATTTCAAAATTTCTAAATCCAAAAATAAGTAATGCCTACGTCCAATATTTCCTAGACATTGTTCTCGAACGAGACATTCGGAACCAAGCTGGAATTTCAGACTTCTTGAATTTTTGGGATAAAAATGCCGACAAATTCAGTATTCCTTCACCGGAAGGTAATAATGCAGTTCGGATTATGACGATTCACAAATCGAAAGGTTTGGAATTTCCGGTGGTTATTTTTCCTTTTGCAGAAGAAGATTATTCAAGAAAGCCAAAAGATAAGTTGTGGCTCAACGCCGAAGAACAGGATTTTGGTCTGCCCAAAGTTTTAATTGATAATAGCAGTGCCGTTGAAGGTTTTGGCGAGGAAGCATCGTTAGTTTACAATCAAAAAAAACAAGAGGAATTATTAGATAACATCAATGTTTTATACGTGGCTTTAACTCGTGCCGAAGAACAATTGTATGTAATTTCCAATATGAATTTGTCCCGAAAAGGAGAAATTCCTAAAAATAATATGTGTGTCTTTTTTATTAATTATTTGATAAATAAAGGACAATTTGACGAAAGTAAATTGGAATACGAAATTGGGAAATCCACAAAATTATCTATTGAAAAGAAGCATGTCGATACTTCCAAGACAATTCCTTTGGTTCTGGAAATTCTCAATCCAAAGAATATAAAAATTGCGCAGCGAGAAGCTTTAATGTGGGGAACGTATCAACAGGAAGCTATAGAATATGGGAATGTAGTTCACGAAATTTTGTCTTTTGTGAAAACGAAAAACGATGTGGATTTGGCCATTACAAAATCCATTGAAAGTGGATTGATCACTTTTAGTCAAAAAGAAACTGTTTATAAAAGCATTCAGGAAATTGTTAATCATAGTGAACTTTCAACTTATTTTTCTGAGGAAAATGAGGTTTTAAACGAACAAACCATAATCCAAAAGCAAGGGAAGACTATCAAGCCGGATAGAATGGTTTTGACTAAAGATAAAGAAGTGTTTTTATTGGATTATAAAACGGGAACGCACAATTCAAAATACCAATTACAACTCGAGAACTATCAAAGTGCAATTGAATTAATGGGATATAAAGTGGTAAAAAAAGCACTTGTGTATATAGGTTCAGCAATCGATGTAGTACATTTGTAA
- the kbl gene encoding glycine C-acetyltransferase, giving the protein MYGKIQQHLQSELQSIVDNGIFKSERIITSPQGAEITISTGETVLNFCANNYLGLSSHPEVVQAAKDALDTHGFGMSSVRFICGTQDIHKTLEKKISEFYGTEDTILYAAAFDANGGVFEPLLGEQDCIISDSLNHASIIDGVRLCKAARYRYENSNMEDLEKQLMKATEAGTRFKLIVTDGVFSMDGVVAPLDKICDLADKYDAMVMVDECHAAGFIGATGKGTLEAKGVMGRVDIVTGTLGKALGGAMGGYTTAKKEIIEILRQRSRPYLFSNSLAPAIVGASIKVFEILERDTVLRDKLEWNTNYFKAGIKKAGFDIIDGDSAIVPVMLYDAKLSQTMANELLKKGIYVIGFFFPVVPKDKARIRVQLSAAHTTAHLDKAINAFIEVGKMLKIV; this is encoded by the coding sequence ATGTACGGAAAAATACAACAACACCTGCAATCAGAACTTCAAAGTATTGTAGATAATGGAATTTTCAAATCAGAAAGAATTATCACTTCACCACAAGGAGCCGAAATTACGATTTCTACAGGTGAGACCGTTTTAAATTTTTGTGCTAACAATTATCTTGGACTGTCTTCGCATCCAGAGGTGGTTCAGGCTGCAAAAGATGCGTTGGATACACATGGTTTCGGAATGTCATCCGTGCGTTTTATTTGTGGAACTCAGGATATTCACAAGACATTAGAAAAAAAGATATCTGAATTTTACGGAACCGAAGATACTATTCTCTATGCAGCAGCTTTTGATGCTAATGGTGGTGTTTTCGAACCGTTATTAGGAGAACAAGATTGTATTATTTCGGATAGTTTGAATCATGCTTCTATTATTGACGGCGTTCGTTTGTGTAAAGCAGCGCGTTATCGCTATGAAAATAGCAATATGGAAGATTTAGAGAAACAATTAATGAAAGCTACTGAGGCTGGAACTCGTTTCAAATTAATTGTGACAGATGGAGTTTTTTCTATGGATGGCGTAGTGGCGCCGCTGGACAAAATTTGTGATTTAGCTGATAAATATGACGCTATGGTAATGGTTGACGAATGTCATGCAGCTGGATTTATAGGTGCAACCGGAAAAGGAACACTAGAAGCCAAGGGTGTGATGGGGCGTGTAGATATTGTTACCGGGACATTAGGGAAAGCTTTAGGCGGAGCAATGGGTGGTTACACGACTGCTAAAAAAGAAATTATTGAAATATTACGTCAAAGATCAAGACCTTATTTATTTTCGAATTCTCTGGCTCCTGCTATTGTAGGTGCATCAATAAAAGTTTTTGAAATATTAGAGAGAGATACTGTTTTGCGTGATAAATTAGAATGGAATACTAATTATTTCAAAGCAGGAATAAAGAAAGCAGGTTTTGATATCATTGATGGCGATTCAGCAATCGTGCCAGTAATGTTATATGATGCCAAATTATCGCAAACCATGGCAAATGAGTTGTTGAAAAAAGGGATTTATGTAATTGGCTTCTTTTTTCCTGTAGTTCCAAAGGATAAAGCGAGAATTAGAGTTCAATTATCAGCGGCTCACACAACTGCTCATTTAGACAAGGCAATTAATGCATTTATTGAAGTGGGCAAGATGTTAAAAATTGTATAA
- a CDS encoding OmpA family protein codes for MKHLNKLLLAVMMVMGLTSHAQDSNNPWAISFGVNAIDTRTSAGGGHGWLDQHFSQPFAVKDNWNILPSVSYLSVSRYVGQGFSFGLSGSVNKITKYVKFAPTAVGHDARGMVVSNPGDLMYYGIDGTIRYSFMDLIKSKVIDPSLSVGGGYNFFGDSSYGTINPGAGLTFWFTENIGLSLATQYKKSFGDREDASGTPDAPSFFQHTAGLTFKFGGKDTDGDGIYDKDDACPEVAGLKQFNGCPDTDGDGIQDSADACPTEFGLAALNGCPDRDGDGIADKDDDCPDVAGLAALRGCPDADGDGVADKDDKCPTVAGPKENAGCPWPDTDGDGVLDKDDKCIDVKGTVANQGCPEVSEEVMMKLNEYSRTILFDSGKSTFKKQTYPVLQSIVSILKEYPYSRFLIEGHTDSDGSNEMNQTLSENRAHAVENYLIENGIAADRLKHTGFGETKPIDTNKTAKGKARNRRTEISLIKE; via the coding sequence ATGAAACATCTTAACAAACTTTTACTTGCTGTGATGATGGTGATGGGTTTAACCTCCCACGCACAAGACAGTAACAACCCATGGGCAATCTCTTTTGGAGTGAATGCCATTGACACTAGAACAAGTGCTGGTGGAGGACATGGATGGTTAGACCAACATTTTTCTCAGCCATTCGCTGTAAAAGACAATTGGAATATTCTTCCTTCTGTATCTTATCTTAGTGTATCTAGATACGTAGGACAAGGTTTCTCTTTTGGTCTTTCGGGATCAGTTAACAAAATTACAAAATATGTAAAATTTGCTCCAACTGCTGTTGGTCATGATGCTAGAGGAATGGTAGTTTCTAATCCAGGGGACTTGATGTACTACGGTATAGATGGAACTATTAGATATAGTTTTATGGATTTGATAAAATCTAAAGTAATTGATCCTTCTCTTTCTGTAGGTGGTGGATACAATTTCTTTGGTGATAGTAGCTATGGAACAATTAATCCAGGTGCTGGGTTAACTTTCTGGTTTACTGAAAACATTGGTTTATCTCTTGCTACTCAATACAAAAAATCTTTTGGAGATAGAGAAGATGCTTCTGGAACTCCAGATGCTCCTTCTTTTTTCCAACATACTGCTGGACTTACTTTCAAATTTGGAGGAAAAGACACAGATGGTGATGGAATTTATGACAAAGATGATGCTTGTCCAGAAGTTGCTGGTTTAAAACAATTCAACGGATGTCCTGATACTGACGGAGATGGTATTCAAGATAGTGCTGATGCTTGTCCAACTGAATTCGGATTAGCTGCATTAAACGGTTGTCCTGATAGAGACGGAGACGGAATTGCTGACAAAGATGATGATTGTCCAGATGTTGCTGGTTTAGCTGCTTTGAGAGGATGTCCAGATGCTGATGGCGATGGTGTTGCTGATAAAGATGACAAATGTCCTACAGTTGCAGGTCCTAAAGAAAACGCAGGTTGTCCTTGGCCAGATACTGATGGAGATGGTGTTTTAGACAAAGATGACAAATGTATCGATGTAAAAGGTACAGTTGCTAACCAAGGTTGTCCTGAAGTTTCTGAAGAAGTTATGATGAAATTAAATGAGTATAGTAGAACTATCTTGTTTGATTCTGGAAAATCTACTTTCAAAAAACAAACTTACCCAGTTTTACAATCAATCGTTTCAATCTTAAAAGAATATCCTTATTCAAGATTCTTAATTGAAGGTCATACTGATAGCGATGGTTCTAATGAAATGAATCAAACATTATCTGAAAACAGAGCGCATGCAGTTGAAAATTATTTAATTGAAAACGGAATCGCTGCTGACAGATTAAAACATACAGGTTTTGGTGAAACTAAACCAATTGACACTAATAAAACTGCTAAAGGAAAAGCACGTAATAGAAGAACTGAAATTTCTTTAATAAAAGAATAA
- a CDS encoding PD-(D/E)XK nuclease family protein codes for MTNTSFLDKIAAVLIDDYSDRLSNVIVILPNKRAKIFLIEALKNKVSTNILSPEIISVEDFIQDISGIRSIDPIELLFEFYEVYLSITEKSNQQTFELFANWAKTLLQDFNEIDRYLLDPSHVLSYLKDIEDIKKWGIEVENKTPLLEKYIDFWKLLPNYYQSLYTHLLNKGIGYQGLIYREAVNNLNHFTNSVQDKQFIFAGFNALNAAEEKIIQHLIASDQAKIYWDVDQTFLNDPYHDAGLFVRRFKESWKHYKSNPFEWIVNDFSHAKNIHVIGTPKSIGQAKISGSIIENIINESRSLGTDASLDKVAVVLGEENLLVPLLYSLPSSVGALNITMGYSSKNNPAQILIAKLFKMHTNALSRNAKSYVLYYKDVLDILTHPLVEPYAKTSTLVHVINQNNYTFITHQKLMELNVIPSELFLLLFQKWENGSIPVLETISKLLQTIKKNLSNDNEEEKITKAFVFAIFKVINKLINYYSKHAHIDKIETLYAIYKQVIDLAEVSFEGEPLNGLQIMGVLESRVLDFETVIVTSMNEGKFPAGKSQNSFIPYDVKRELGLPTFKEKDAIYTYHFYHLLQRAKTIYLIYNTESEGLDAGEKSRFITQLEVEKQKNHTLTHEIYNAVLPNTAYQPMVIPKSESVMVRLQEIAEKGFSPSALTSYIRNPIQFYFQKILRISEVEEVEENIALNTLGTIIHETLKVLYEPFIGKFIFEKDIENCFKQIDAEVLKQFKLVYKEGEIKKGRNLLAFEVAKRNVSNFLKVERESIKNGDAIKILALEQTFERILNHPNLPFPVLIKGNVDRIEERNGIIRIIDYKTGKVEKASVTLKSWNGLTEDIKSDKIIQVLAYAFMYEQEAKGKPIEAGIISFKNLKSGFLPFNFKEEKEMNSIINEVVLSNYLEQIVVLLSEILNATIPFEEKVI; via the coding sequence ATGACAAATACTTCTTTTTTAGATAAAATAGCCGCCGTTTTAATTGATGATTATTCAGATCGTTTATCCAATGTAATAGTTATTCTTCCAAATAAACGTGCCAAAATATTCCTAATCGAAGCGTTGAAGAATAAAGTTTCAACTAATATCCTTTCGCCCGAAATTATTAGTGTTGAAGATTTTATTCAAGATATTTCTGGTATCCGTTCGATTGACCCAATCGAATTATTGTTTGAATTTTATGAAGTGTACCTTTCAATCACTGAAAAATCAAACCAACAAACCTTTGAATTATTTGCCAATTGGGCAAAAACACTTTTGCAGGATTTTAATGAAATTGATCGCTATTTGTTAGATCCGTCTCATGTTTTGTCTTACTTGAAAGATATTGAAGACATAAAAAAATGGGGAATTGAAGTTGAAAACAAAACGCCATTATTGGAAAAATATATCGATTTTTGGAAATTACTACCCAATTATTATCAATCTTTATATACTCATTTATTGAATAAAGGAATCGGATATCAAGGCTTGATTTACCGAGAGGCAGTTAATAACTTAAATCATTTTACGAATTCTGTACAAGACAAACAATTTATTTTTGCGGGTTTCAATGCGTTGAATGCAGCCGAAGAAAAAATAATCCAGCATCTTATCGCCTCTGACCAAGCCAAGATATATTGGGACGTAGACCAAACCTTTCTAAACGACCCGTATCATGACGCAGGATTGTTCGTAAGACGTTTTAAGGAAAGTTGGAAACATTACAAATCAAATCCTTTTGAATGGATTGTAAATGATTTTTCGCACGCTAAAAACATTCATGTTATAGGTACGCCAAAGTCAATTGGTCAAGCTAAAATCAGCGGAAGCATTATAGAAAATATTATTAATGAATCCCGAAGCCTCGGGACTGATGCGTCATTAGATAAAGTAGCGGTTGTTCTGGGCGAGGAAAATTTATTGGTTCCACTTTTATATTCGTTACCATCAAGTGTAGGAGCTTTGAATATCACGATGGGATATTCCAGTAAGAATAATCCAGCTCAGATTTTGATTGCTAAATTGTTCAAGATGCACACGAATGCGTTGTCTAGAAATGCCAAAAGTTATGTTTTGTATTACAAAGATGTATTGGATATTTTGACACATCCTTTGGTGGAACCGTATGCCAAAACTAGTACACTTGTCCATGTCATCAATCAAAATAATTACACTTTTATTACACATCAGAAATTGATGGAATTGAATGTAATTCCAAGTGAATTATTTCTTTTGTTATTCCAAAAATGGGAAAATGGTTCGATTCCGGTATTAGAAACGATTTCTAAATTATTGCAAACTATAAAAAAAAATTTAAGTAACGATAACGAAGAAGAGAAAATTACGAAGGCTTTTGTTTTTGCTATTTTTAAAGTCATCAATAAACTGATAAATTATTATTCGAAACATGCGCATATTGATAAAATAGAAACACTATACGCCATTTATAAACAAGTAATTGATTTAGCTGAAGTTTCTTTTGAAGGAGAGCCTTTGAATGGTTTGCAGATTATGGGAGTTTTAGAAAGCCGTGTACTTGATTTTGAAACTGTCATTGTCACTTCAATGAATGAAGGGAAATTTCCTGCTGGAAAATCCCAGAATTCTTTTATTCCCTATGATGTGAAAAGAGAATTGGGACTGCCGACATTCAAAGAAAAAGATGCTATTTATACCTATCATTTTTATCATTTGTTACAACGCGCCAAAACCATTTATCTGATTTATAATACCGAAAGTGAAGGGTTGGATGCGGGTGAAAAAAGCCGATTTATAACCCAACTCGAAGTCGAAAAGCAAAAAAATCATACGTTAACTCACGAAATTTACAATGCGGTGTTGCCTAATACGGCTTATCAACCGATGGTAATTCCAAAATCGGAATCGGTGATGGTTCGATTGCAAGAAATTGCCGAAAAGGGGTTTTCGCCATCGGCATTGACGAGTTATATCCGTAATCCGATTCAGTTTTATTTTCAAAAGATTTTGCGCATCAGCGAAGTCGAAGAAGTCGAGGAAAATATTGCCTTGAATACTCTGGGAACCATTATTCATGAAACATTGAAGGTTTTATACGAACCTTTCATCGGCAAATTTATTTTTGAAAAAGACATTGAAAATTGTTTCAAACAAATTGATGCCGAGGTGCTGAAACAATTCAAACTCGTTTACAAAGAAGGCGAAATCAAAAAGGGAAGAAATTTGTTGGCGTTTGAAGTGGCCAAGCGCAATGTTTCGAATTTTCTGAAAGTGGAACGCGAAAGCATTAAAAATGGTGACGCGATTAAAATTTTAGCTTTGGAACAAACTTTTGAACGCATTTTAAATCATCCTAATTTGCCTTTTCCGGTATTGATTAAAGGAAATGTAGATCGAATTGAAGAGCGCAACGGAATCATTCGAATTATTGATTATAAAACGGGAAAAGTGGAAAAAGCAAGTGTCACGCTGAAATCTTGGAACGGATTGACGGAAGACATTAAAAGTGATAAAATCATTCAAGTCTTGGCGTATGCATTTATGTACGAACAGGAAGCGAAAGGGAAGCCCATCGAAGCGGGAATTATCTCTTTTAAGAATCTAAAATCAGGATTTTTACCTTTTAATTTTAAAGAAGAAAAAGAAATGAATTCAATTATAAACGAGGTAGTTTTATCCAATTATTTGGAACAAATTGTTGTGTTATTGAGTGAAATTCTGAATGCGACTATTCCTTTTGAGGAAAAAGTAATATAA
- a CDS encoding ATP-binding cassette domain-containing protein yields MTKSVLEVDSVQKQYDGKSIVSDVYLKCETGDIIGVLGRNGSGKSTLLKIIFGIVEADFKFVRVDAVVRSKTSELLNQISYLPQDNFIPNSFSIKKTIALSITKDKLEEFHADEMIQSMLNKKIKHLSGGELRYLEIKLILNNASKFVLLDEPYNGLSPIMIEKINVLITEMSIAKGIIITDHNYENVIKVSTRLALMKEGKMHHLKGKSKLVEKGYLKSGMI; encoded by the coding sequence ATGACTAAAAGTGTTTTAGAAGTTGACAGCGTTCAAAAACAGTATGACGGAAAAAGCATCGTGTCGGATGTGTATTTGAAATGTGAAACGGGGGATATTATTGGGGTTTTAGGCAGAAATGGTTCTGGAAAATCTACTTTGTTAAAAATTATTTTCGGAATTGTAGAGGCCGATTTTAAATTTGTTCGCGTGGATGCGGTTGTGAGATCTAAAACCAGCGAATTACTAAACCAAATCAGTTATTTGCCTCAAGATAATTTCATTCCGAATTCATTTTCGATAAAAAAAACGATTGCATTATCCATTACAAAAGATAAACTAGAGGAATTTCATGCGGATGAAATGATTCAATCGATGCTGAACAAAAAAATAAAGCATTTGTCCGGCGGAGAATTGCGCTATTTGGAAATCAAGTTAATCCTGAATAACGCGTCAAAATTCGTTTTGTTAGACGAACCTTACAACGGTTTGTCACCAATTATGATTGAAAAAATAAATGTATTAATCACAGAAATGTCCATTGCAAAAGGAATTATTATCACGGATCATAATTATGAAAATGTGATTAAGGTCTCCACAAGACTGGCGTTGATGAAAGAAGGAAAAATGCATCACTTAAAAGGCAAAAGCAAATTGGTAGAAAAAGGATATTTGAAATCAGGAATGATTTAA